In Silene latifolia isolate original U9 population chromosome 3, ASM4854445v1, whole genome shotgun sequence, a single window of DNA contains:
- the LOC141647183 gene encoding uncharacterized protein LOC141647183: MALIIRKSITKTILTPLISSTYSTLSTIPTLHSHAPSPHPIQSPNSSSFSSYNVNNGGTSKYMRGVMFTGPNQPLTFEDFHMPRPKANEILVKTKACGVCHSDLHVIKGEIPFASPCVVGHEITGEVVEHGPLTDSRTIQRFPVGSHVVGAFIMPCGNCSFCSKGQDDLCEDFFAYNRAKGTLYDGETRLFLRSNGKPVYMYSMGGLAEYCVIPAHGLTLLPDSLPYTESAILGCAVFTAYGAMVHAADVRGGDSIAVIGIGGVGSSCLQIARAFGASPIIAVDISDEKLEKAKAVGATHVVNALKEDAVEKVKELTGGLGVDIAIEALGKPRTFQQCTQSVRDGGKAVMIGLADVNARGEVDINRLVRRQVKIIGSYGARARQDLPKIVKLAETGTFDLKAAVSKVYNFEEANKAYQDLSEGTIIGRAVVDIA, from the exons ATGGCGTTAATTATCCGCAAATCAATCACTAAAACCATATTAACTCCATTAATCTCATCAACATACTCTACACTCTCAACAATACCCACCTTACACAGCCATGCACCCTCACCACACCCAATCCAATCTCCTAATTcttcatctttttcttcatataatgttaataatggtggaaCTTCAAAATACATGAGAGGTGTCATGTTTACTGGACCTAATCAACCTTTAACTTTTGAAGATTTTCATATGCCCAGGCCTAAAGCTAATGAAATTCTTGTCAAAACTAAGG CCTGTGGAGTCTGTCACTCTGATCTTCATGTGATAAAAGGCGAAATTCCCTTTGCCAGTCCTTGTGTTGTCGGCCATGAGATCACAGGTGAAGTCGTTGAGCATGGTCCTCTTACAGACAGCAGAACGATCCAAAG ATTTCCTGTTGGATCGCATGTCGTTGGAGCTTTTATCATGCCTTGTGGTAACTGCTCCTTTTGTTCGAAG GGGCAAGATGACCTTTGTGAGGATTTCTTTGCTTATAACAGAGCCAAAGGAACGCTATATGATGGTGAAACACGATTGTTTCTTAGAAGCAATG GAAAACCAGTGTACATGTACAGTATGGGAGGCCTTGCAGAATATTGTGTTATCCCAGCACATGGGCTAACACTACTTCCAGACTCGTTGCCATATACCGAGTCTGCAATTTTAGGCTGTGCAGTTTTTACAGCATATGGTGCCATGGTTCATGCTGCTGATGTTCGTGGCGGGGACTCCATTGCTGTTATCGGCATTGGAGGTGTTGGCTCCAG TTGTTTGCAGATTGCACGTGCTTTTGGTGCTTCTCCCATTATCGCCGTGGACATCAGTGATGAAAAGCTTGAGAAAGCGAAGGCTGTTGGTGCTACTCACGTAGTAAACGCTCTGAAAGAAGATGCAGTAGAAAAAGTCAAA GAATTAACTGGAGGATTAGGTGTGGACATCGCCATTGAAGCTTTGGGTAAACCAAGAACATTCCAACAGTGCACACAAAGTGTTCGCGATGGAGGAAAAGCCGTCATGATTGGGCTTGCTGATGTCAATGCCAGAGGGGAAGTGGATATAAACCGTCTTGTTCGTAGACAG GTAAAAATAATTGGTTCGTATGGAGCAAGGGCGAGACAGGATCTACCCAAGATAGTTAAATTGGCAGAGACAGGTACATTTGATCTCAAGGCAGCTGTTTCAAAAGTATACAACTTTGAGGAGGCAAATAAAGCATACCAAGATCTCAGTGAGGGAACCATCATTGGTCGAGCAGTGGTCGATATAGCTTGA